From the Comamonas odontotermitis genome, one window contains:
- a CDS encoding peptidoglycan-binding protein, whose product MKKLALAALAVLALAGCESTGMKLGGGTNNTVTGGAAGGSSQGENSQLEKCDSPVGTVSLVENQQAGWYTILRNEYRLPPTANLLRVLIQQSNCFVVVERSAAGMNAMNRERAMMDNGEMRKGSNFGKGQVVASDYGLTPEVTFSEDNAGGFGAALGGILGGRGGSALGGVAANSKTREASAMLTLVDNRSGVQVSSSTGNASNTDWGGFGTLFGGSAGASIGGYSNTSQGKVVSAAFVDAYNQMVRALRNYKAQAVKGQGLGGGGRLSVDGSAAPSQTSAPGAKTNVRMTMKQAQQRLNELGFDVGTPDGAAGPRTQNALRTFQQDQGLPVTGRLDQATMRQLSE is encoded by the coding sequence ATGAAGAAACTGGCATTGGCGGCACTGGCCGTATTGGCATTGGCAGGCTGCGAATCCACGGGCATGAAGCTGGGCGGCGGCACCAACAACACCGTGACCGGTGGCGCCGCAGGCGGCAGCAGCCAGGGCGAGAACAGCCAGTTGGAAAAGTGCGACTCTCCCGTGGGCACCGTCTCGCTGGTGGAGAACCAGCAAGCGGGCTGGTACACCATCCTGCGCAACGAATACCGCCTGCCTCCCACCGCCAATCTGCTGCGCGTGCTGATCCAGCAATCGAACTGCTTCGTAGTGGTGGAGCGCAGCGCTGCCGGCATGAACGCGATGAACCGCGAGCGCGCCATGATGGACAACGGCGAAATGCGCAAGGGCAGCAACTTCGGCAAGGGCCAGGTGGTGGCTTCGGACTACGGTCTGACGCCTGAAGTGACCTTCAGCGAAGACAACGCAGGTGGCTTTGGTGCTGCCCTGGGCGGTATTCTGGGTGGCCGTGGTGGCAGCGCCCTGGGTGGCGTTGCCGCCAACAGCAAGACGCGCGAGGCCTCGGCCATGTTGACCCTGGTGGACAACCGCTCGGGCGTGCAGGTGTCGTCCTCCACCGGTAACGCCAGCAACACCGACTGGGGTGGCTTTGGCACCCTGTTCGGTGGCTCGGCGGGCGCCAGCATCGGCGGTTACTCCAACACCTCGCAAGGCAAGGTGGTGTCGGCCGCGTTTGTCGACGCCTACAACCAGATGGTGCGCGCGCTGCGCAACTACAAGGCACAGGCTGTCAAGGGTCAGGGCCTGGGCGGCGGCGGCCGCCTGTCGGTGGACGGCTCGGCAGCGCCCAGCCAGACGTCGGCCCCCGGCGCCAAGACCAATGTGCGCATGACCATGAAGCAGGCCCAGCAGCGTTTGAACGAATTGGGCTTTGATGTGGGCACGCCCGATGGCGCCGCAGGCCCGCGTACGCAGAATGCACTGCGCACCTTCCAGCAGGATCAGGGTCTGCCCGTGACCGGCCGCCTGGATCAGGCCACGATGCGTCAACTGTCGGAATAA
- a CDS encoding N-acetyltransferase: MLTAMPPFWASWLYRPVELRIDVSPIPPKQLEGECASIHDRINTPGDCLHGIAEIPLSDPRFAIRYRAADGEFYVYVEDLQAHRIAGFTVFNRLIELDKRADRIIRGPHSKFDVAYQRKGLASCIYRWALDAGLCLVTGARQSPGAHALWHKLARDYRLGYVDIADKKMRYLGNSVEPQVLNHLNTRMFLLGKGWSLGSFAAAARMQID; this comes from the coding sequence ATGCTGACCGCTATGCCGCCCTTCTGGGCATCCTGGCTGTACCGGCCGGTGGAATTGCGCATCGATGTGAGCCCGATTCCACCCAAGCAACTGGAAGGCGAATGCGCCTCCATCCATGATCGCATCAACACCCCGGGTGATTGCCTGCACGGGATTGCTGAAATTCCGCTGTCCGATCCCCGTTTCGCCATCCGCTACCGCGCGGCCGATGGTGAGTTTTACGTCTACGTTGAAGACCTGCAGGCGCACCGTATTGCAGGTTTCACCGTGTTCAACCGCCTGATCGAGCTGGACAAGCGCGCCGACCGCATCATTCGCGGCCCCCATTCCAAATTCGATGTGGCCTACCAGCGCAAGGGACTGGCATCGTGCATCTACCGCTGGGCCCTGGATGCCGGGCTGTGCCTCGTCACCGGTGCCCGCCAGTCGCCTGGCGCCCACGCGCTGTGGCATAAGCTGGCGCGCGATTACCGGCTCGGCTATGTCGATATCGCCGACAAGAAAATGCGGTACCTGGGCAACAGCGTCGAGCCGCAGGTGCTGAACCACCTGAACACCCGCATGTTCCTGCTGGGCAAGGGCTGGAGCCTGGGCAGTTTTGCCGCTGCTGCACGCATGCAGATCGACTGA
- a CDS encoding flavin reductase family protein: protein MPLHSYDPRLGHRLPHDPFNAIVGPRPIGWISSLSSTGVRNLAPYSFFNAFNYVPPIVGFASIGRKDTLANIEATREFVWNLASEPLAVPMNQSCAAVAPEVDEFELAGLAAESSVKVKPPRVQASPVSMECRCTQIIQLQGADGVQVPTWLVLGEVVMVHIDERLLKDGIYQTAAGQPLLRGGGPGDYFTISEAGKRVMMRPR, encoded by the coding sequence ATGCCACTCCACAGCTACGATCCCCGCCTGGGCCACCGCCTGCCGCATGACCCTTTCAACGCGATTGTCGGCCCGCGCCCGATTGGCTGGATCTCCAGCCTGAGCAGCACTGGCGTGCGCAATCTGGCGCCTTACAGCTTTTTCAACGCGTTCAACTATGTTCCGCCCATCGTCGGCTTTGCCAGCATTGGCCGCAAGGACACCCTGGCCAACATCGAAGCCACACGCGAATTCGTCTGGAACCTGGCGAGCGAGCCGCTGGCCGTGCCCATGAACCAGAGCTGCGCCGCCGTGGCACCAGAGGTCGACGAGTTTGAACTGGCGGGGCTTGCGGCCGAGTCTTCCGTCAAGGTGAAGCCGCCGCGCGTGCAGGCCAGTCCGGTGTCCATGGAATGCCGCTGCACGCAGATCATCCAGCTGCAGGGCGCCGATGGCGTGCAGGTACCCACTTGGCTGGTGTTGGGCGAGGTAGTGATGGTGCATATCGACGAGCGGCTGCTAAAGGATGGCATCTACCAGACGGCCGCAGGCCAGCCCCTGCTGCGCGGCGGCGGGCCGGGCGACTATTTCACGATCAGCGAAGCAGGCAAGCGGGTGATGATGCGGCCACGCTGA
- a CDS encoding AraC family transcriptional regulator — protein sequence MPSQAIPSSRRRASGPLITAVPAVSLATGARAWEYVDSLTPHLFVPTPQRPVRAKQRVLQRDTQVLPHHHQWAQLAVSTTGTLHLRVPHATFVVPPGRALWIPPQVEHAVTMVETAELRTLYIYQAPGQCGPIADDASSARWQRCRVLEVSDLLQALVRDLSTNSDAGEPPTPAQLARERHVSALLLDELGRATQLDLRIDMPRDKRLHTLCQTVLRDPLAHDSLQAFASNSGASLRTVARLFRQELGCTYQQWRQQVILAKAVQLGASGLAMGQIAVELGYTPSAFSAMVQRAVGLPPARFLGMQRR from the coding sequence ATGCCAAGCCAAGCCATACCCTCCTCGCGCCGCCGCGCCAGCGGGCCGCTAATCACCGCGGTGCCAGCGGTATCGCTGGCCACCGGCGCGCGTGCCTGGGAGTACGTGGATTCGCTCACCCCGCATCTGTTCGTGCCCACACCACAGCGGCCTGTGCGCGCCAAGCAGCGGGTGCTGCAGCGCGATACGCAGGTACTGCCGCACCACCACCAGTGGGCGCAGCTGGCGGTATCCACCACCGGAACCCTGCATCTGCGCGTGCCCCACGCCACCTTTGTGGTGCCGCCCGGGCGGGCGCTGTGGATTCCGCCCCAGGTGGAGCACGCCGTCACCATGGTGGAGACGGCCGAGCTGCGCACGCTCTACATCTACCAGGCACCAGGCCAGTGCGGGCCCATTGCAGACGATGCGTCCAGTGCACGCTGGCAGCGCTGCCGCGTGCTCGAAGTATCGGATCTGCTGCAGGCGCTGGTGCGTGACCTGTCCACGAACTCCGACGCAGGCGAGCCACCCACCCCGGCGCAGTTGGCACGCGAGCGCCATGTCAGCGCCCTGCTGCTCGATGAGCTGGGGCGCGCCACGCAACTGGACCTGCGCATCGACATGCCGCGCGACAAACGCCTGCACACCCTGTGCCAGACCGTTCTGCGGGATCCGCTGGCGCATGACAGCCTGCAGGCATTTGCCAGCAACAGCGGCGCCAGCCTGCGCACCGTGGCGCGCCTCTTTCGGCAGGAGCTGGGTTGTACCTACCAGCAATGGCGCCAGCAGGTGATTCTGGCCAAGGCTGTGCAACTGGGCGCCAGTGGCCTGGCCATGGGGCAGATTGCCGTGGAGCTGGGCTACACGCCCAGCGCCTTCAGTGCCATGGTGCAACGCGCCGTCGGTCTGCCGCCTGCGCGTTTTCTGGGCATGCAACGCCGCTGA
- a CDS encoding MFS transporter, which yields MTTNTNASAAGADQIGSLRQDSRTIGLIGLAHGSSHFFHLLLPPLFPWLIQDFGFSYSELSVLVSVFFIVSGVGQALAGFVVDRFGARPILFAALGSFAVAGVIAGTAHSYVQLMLAAVFAGLGNAPFHPVDFTILNKRLSPQRLGHGFSVHGLSGNLGWAAAPVFMAGITSATGSWRLACLCGAALAAIILAIMVINRDALDDRVTVAGAANGPAKAATASAALEHPLAFLKLPSVWLCFSFFFWTTCAMSAIQSFASPALQQLYGLPASITAYVVTGYMLFGAAGMVVGGFLVGRVERLEKTISACLLFSGGLLALVATGWLPGYAALGVAALAGVGTGLAGPSRDMLVKRAAPPGATGRVYGMVYSGLDLGFCLAAPVFGYMLDHHMNAGVFYGAAVGMVLSVVSAGFVGAGVAARKAQLGAAKPA from the coding sequence ATGACAACGAATACCAATGCCTCCGCTGCTGGTGCCGACCAGATCGGCAGCCTGCGCCAGGACAGCCGCACCATCGGTCTCATCGGCCTTGCCCATGGCTCGTCCCACTTCTTTCATCTGTTGCTGCCGCCGCTGTTTCCGTGGCTGATCCAGGATTTCGGCTTCAGCTACTCGGAGCTGAGCGTGCTGGTGTCGGTGTTCTTCATCGTCTCCGGCGTTGGTCAGGCCCTGGCGGGCTTTGTGGTGGATCGCTTCGGTGCCCGTCCCATCCTCTTTGCGGCGCTCGGCAGCTTTGCCGTGGCCGGGGTGATTGCGGGCACGGCGCACAGCTATGTGCAGCTGATGCTGGCCGCCGTCTTTGCGGGTCTGGGCAATGCGCCTTTCCATCCGGTGGATTTCACCATCCTCAACAAGCGCCTGTCGCCACAGCGTCTGGGCCATGGTTTCTCGGTGCATGGCCTGTCGGGCAACCTGGGGTGGGCGGCTGCACCGGTGTTCATGGCGGGTATCACCTCGGCCACCGGTTCTTGGCGCCTGGCCTGTCTGTGCGGCGCTGCGCTGGCAGCCATCATTCTGGCCATCATGGTCATCAACCGCGATGCGCTGGACGACCGCGTGACGGTAGCGGGCGCCGCCAATGGCCCGGCAAAGGCGGCTACCGCATCTGCAGCGCTGGAGCACCCGCTGGCTTTCCTGAAGCTGCCATCGGTGTGGCTGTGCTTCTCGTTCTTCTTCTGGACCACCTGCGCCATGAGCGCCATCCAGTCCTTTGCCAGCCCGGCATTGCAGCAACTGTATGGCCTGCCCGCCAGCATCACCGCCTATGTGGTGACGGGGTACATGCTGTTTGGCGCGGCGGGCATGGTGGTGGGCGGCTTTCTGGTCGGCCGGGTGGAGCGCCTGGAGAAAACGATTTCCGCCTGCCTGCTGTTCTCTGGTGGGCTGCTGGCGCTGGTGGCCACTGGGTGGCTGCCCGGCTATGCAGCGCTGGGCGTGGCGGCGCTGGCGGGTGTGGGAACCGGCCTGGCAGGCCCGTCGCGCGACATGCTGGTCAAGCGCGCAGCACCGCCCGGTGCCACGGGCCGGGTGTACGGCATGGTGTATTCGGGGCTGGATCTGGGTTTCTGCCTGGCCGCACCGGTGTTTGGCTACATGCTCGATCACCACATGAACGCAGGCGTGTTCTATGGGGCTGCAGTGGGCATGGTGCTCAGCGTGGTCTCTGCCGGCTTTGTGGGTGCAGGCGTGGCGGCGCGCAAGGCACAACTGGGGGCTGCCAAGCCGGCCTGA
- a CDS encoding FAD-binding oxidoreductase: protein MNAPVSTHQLQAELRSVPDAFLQKLAARFDAQCSTAQAVREQHGRDEGSIAAPPPAAVVFAESAEDVQDAVWLCAEYSVPVIAYGAGSSLEGHLLAVQGGITLDVSRMNQVLSVNTEDLTITVQPGITRKALNEAIKDTGFFFPIDPGADASIGGMASTRASGTNAVRYGTMRENVLALEVVTASGERMRTGNRAKKSAAGYDLTRLLVGSEGTLGIFTEITLRIYPLPEAVSAAICSFPSIEAAVRTVIQTIQMGVPIARVELIDVNAIRMVNAYSKLSLREEPMLLMEFHGSPTGVKEQAEMVQDIASEFGGNAFEWAERPEDRTRLFTARHNAYFAAVASVPGCRCITTDACVPISRLADALLDCVNEADASGIPYFLVGHVGDGNFHFGYLIDPDNDIQRQQAEQLNHQLVERAIALGGTCTGEHGIGIHKQGFLAEEAGDGGVAMMRAIKQALDPKNILNPGKIFQLAV from the coding sequence ATGAATGCACCTGTATCCACCCACCAGTTGCAGGCCGAACTGCGGTCTGTTCCCGACGCCTTCCTGCAAAAACTCGCAGCCCGCTTTGACGCGCAGTGTTCCACCGCGCAGGCCGTGCGTGAACAGCATGGCCGCGACGAAGGCTCCATTGCTGCGCCGCCACCCGCCGCCGTGGTGTTTGCCGAATCCGCCGAGGACGTGCAGGATGCCGTGTGGCTGTGCGCCGAATACAGCGTGCCGGTGATTGCCTATGGCGCGGGCTCGTCGCTGGAAGGCCACCTGCTGGCCGTGCAGGGCGGCATCACGCTGGATGTGAGCCGCATGAACCAGGTACTCTCGGTCAATACCGAAGACCTGACCATCACCGTGCAGCCGGGCATCACGCGCAAGGCACTCAATGAGGCGATCAAGGACACCGGTTTCTTCTTTCCCATCGACCCCGGCGCGGATGCGTCGATCGGCGGCATGGCCTCCACCCGCGCCAGCGGCACCAATGCCGTGCGTTATGGCACCATGCGCGAAAACGTGCTGGCACTGGAGGTGGTGACCGCCAGTGGCGAGCGCATGCGCACCGGCAACCGGGCCAAGAAGAGCGCGGCGGGCTACGACCTGACACGCCTGCTCGTGGGCAGCGAGGGCACGCTGGGCATCTTTACCGAGATCACGCTGCGCATCTACCCACTGCCCGAAGCGGTGAGCGCTGCCATCTGTTCCTTCCCCAGCATCGAGGCCGCCGTTCGCACCGTGATCCAGACCATCCAGATGGGTGTTCCCATCGCCCGCGTGGAACTGATCGATGTGAACGCCATCCGCATGGTCAATGCCTACAGCAAGCTCAGCCTGCGCGAGGAGCCCATGCTGCTGATGGAATTCCACGGATCGCCTACCGGCGTGAAGGAGCAGGCCGAGATGGTGCAGGACATCGCCAGCGAGTTTGGCGGCAATGCCTTTGAGTGGGCCGAGCGCCCCGAGGACCGCACCCGCCTGTTTACCGCGCGCCACAACGCCTACTTTGCCGCCGTGGCGAGCGTGCCCGGCTGCCGCTGCATCACCACCGATGCGTGCGTGCCCATCAGCCGCCTGGCCGATGCGCTGCTCGACTGCGTGAACGAGGCCGACGCCAGCGGGATTCCCTACTTCCTGGTGGGCCATGTGGGCGACGGCAACTTTCACTTCGGCTACCTGATCGACCCCGACAATGACATCCAGCGCCAGCAGGCCGAGCAATTGAACCACCAGCTTGTGGAGCGCGCCATCGCCCTGGGTGGCACCTGCACCGGTGAGCATGGCATCGGCATCCACAAGCAAGGCTTTCTCGCGGAAGAAGCAGGTGACGGCGGGGTGGCCATGATGAGAGCCATCAAGCAGGCACTGGACCCAAAGAACATTCTGAACCCGGGCAAGATCTTTCAGTTGGCCGTGTAG
- a CDS encoding cob(I)yrinic acid a,c-diamide adenosyltransferase, producing MGNRLSQIATRTGDDGTTGLGDNSRVSKASGRPHAMGDVDELNSHIGLLLCEPLPSDVRELLIDIQHQLFNLGGELSMPGYELLKDDALLQLDDALVRYNAQLPRLAEFILPAGTRAASQAHVCRTVARRAERMVVALQEAEAMRPAPRQYLNRLSDLLFVLARVLNRVDGGDDVYWKSERLARMQAEDAGQ from the coding sequence ATGGGCAACCGACTCTCCCAGATTGCGACCAGAACCGGTGATGATGGCACCACCGGCCTGGGCGACAACAGCCGCGTCTCCAAGGCCAGCGGCCGGCCTCACGCGATGGGGGATGTGGACGAACTCAATTCGCACATCGGCCTGCTGCTGTGCGAGCCGCTGCCCTCGGATGTGCGCGAGCTGCTGATCGATATCCAGCACCAGCTGTTCAACCTGGGAGGCGAGCTGTCGATGCCTGGCTACGAACTGCTCAAGGACGATGCCCTGCTGCAGCTGGACGATGCGCTCGTGCGCTACAACGCGCAACTGCCCCGGCTGGCTGAGTTCATCCTGCCCGCAGGTACGCGCGCGGCATCGCAGGCCCATGTGTGCCGCACTGTTGCACGCCGTGCAGAGCGCATGGTGGTGGCCCTGCAGGAAGCAGAGGCCATGCGCCCTGCGCCGCGCCAGTACCTCAACCGCCTGTCCGATCTGCTGTTCGTTCTGGCGCGGGTGCTCAATCGCGTGGATGGCGGTGACGATGTGTACTGGAAGAGCGAGCGCCTCGCGCGCATGCAGGCCGAAGATGCCGGCCAGTGA
- a CDS encoding LysR family transcriptional regulator, giving the protein MRLRHIEVFNAVMHTGSVSAAARLINISQPAVSRTLQHAELQLGFALFQRSKGRLAPTSEALALLPHMEKLFAQLEDVQRLADSLRKGRATDELRIASVLALSHEVLPRALAQFKQKHPNVTVTLQSLHSPQIVSALMMQEADVGFVLSNVQQPTLLQENLARVPMMCIVPKGMLPPFKLRAGTLSQEDLAGVPLICLDAQDPVGMLLNQLGRESGAGQNHFVTVQTYHTALAMAHHGLGVAMVDGCTALSADRSKVEVLPLAPELQVPVNAIRAAAQPHSLLVKAITREMQKVLAAQR; this is encoded by the coding sequence ATGCGGTTGCGCCATATCGAAGTGTTCAATGCGGTGATGCATACGGGCAGCGTGAGCGCGGCCGCGCGGCTCATCAACATCTCGCAGCCCGCTGTCAGCCGCACCTTGCAGCATGCAGAGCTGCAGCTGGGCTTTGCGCTCTTTCAGCGCAGCAAGGGGCGCCTTGCACCGACCAGTGAAGCGCTGGCCCTGCTGCCCCACATGGAAAAGCTGTTTGCCCAGCTTGAAGACGTACAGCGCCTGGCAGACAGCCTGCGCAAGGGCCGTGCCACTGATGAGTTGCGCATTGCCAGCGTGCTGGCGCTCAGCCACGAAGTGTTGCCACGCGCACTGGCGCAGTTCAAGCAGAAACACCCCAATGTCACTGTCACTCTGCAGTCGCTGCACTCTCCGCAGATCGTGTCGGCGCTCATGATGCAGGAAGCTGATGTGGGTTTTGTACTGAGCAATGTGCAGCAGCCCACCTTGCTGCAGGAAAACCTGGCCCGCGTGCCCATGATGTGCATCGTGCCCAAGGGCATGCTGCCCCCGTTCAAGCTGCGCGCGGGCACTCTGTCGCAGGAAGATCTGGCGGGCGTGCCCCTCATCTGCCTGGATGCGCAGGACCCTGTGGGTATGCTGCTGAACCAGCTGGGCCGCGAATCAGGCGCAGGCCAGAACCATTTTGTGACGGTGCAGACCTATCACACGGCCCTGGCCATGGCCCACCATGGTTTGGGCGTGGCGATGGTGGATGGCTGCACGGCCTTGTCGGCCGACCGGAGCAAGGTGGAAGTGCTGCCGCTGGCCCCCGAGTTGCAGGTGCCGGTCAATGCCATCCGCGCGGCCGCGCAGCCGCATTCACTGCTGGTCAAAGCCATCACGCGCGAAATGCAGAAGGTGCTGGCGGCGCAGCGCTAG
- a CDS encoding DNA helicase, with protein MGSIPLSAPLYALKRQARLRARQHGMPLHEALDDIARENGFAQWSLLMARHASPDALTQLSRQLRPGQLLLLAARPLQGKTRLGFALMARALRAGQHAAFFSLDCTPAQVRTMAAAADTDGALWGTRFRWDCSDDVCAAHVAAQLHDAPPATVVVIDYLQLLDQRRDLPPVMQQVQVLRNLARERQFTVVVIAQIQRRFDEARRGMPGWSDVRLPNPLDASLFDHRCFVHQGQIAIQ; from the coding sequence ATGGGATCCATTCCCCTTTCCGCGCCGTTGTACGCGCTCAAACGCCAGGCGAGGCTGAGGGCTCGCCAGCACGGCATGCCCCTGCATGAAGCGCTCGATGACATCGCCAGGGAAAACGGCTTTGCGCAATGGAGCCTGCTGATGGCCCGGCACGCTTCACCAGATGCGCTGACCCAGTTGTCTCGCCAGCTGCGGCCAGGCCAATTGCTGCTGCTCGCCGCACGCCCCCTGCAGGGCAAAACCCGCCTGGGTTTTGCATTGATGGCACGCGCCTTGCGAGCGGGACAACATGCGGCTTTCTTCTCGCTCGATTGCACTCCTGCACAGGTACGCACCATGGCGGCTGCAGCCGATACCGATGGGGCGCTGTGGGGCACCCGTTTTCGGTGGGATTGTTCGGACGATGTGTGCGCCGCGCATGTGGCCGCACAGCTGCACGATGCACCACCGGCGACCGTCGTCGTCATCGACTATCTGCAGCTGCTGGATCAGCGGCGCGACCTGCCCCCGGTCATGCAGCAGGTGCAGGTTTTGCGAAACCTTGCGCGCGAGCGGCAATTCACTGTGGTGGTGATTGCGCAGATCCAGCGTCGGTTTGACGAAGCCCGGCGGGGCATGCCGGGCTGGAGCGATGTACGCCTGCCCAACCCCTTGGATGCGAGCCTTTTTGACCACCGGTGTTTCGTACACCAGGGCCAGATAGCCATTCAGTAG
- a CDS encoding D-amino acid dehydrogenase, whose product MHVCILGAGIVGLAAAYELQQAGHEVTVIDKASHAGMGTSMGNGAQLSYSYVQPLADPSIWKQLPKLLFNEDSPLKFRLQADPHQWKWGLQFLAACNAKRSATSTRELLQLAATSRQHFEAMQQHVQGQWDYSTTGKLVLYPTQAGVESARNQLDVQSRLGSAPQRIVSPDEAVALEPALAAYQPQFAGAVHTPSECAADCYQVAQQLQAWLQRNGVKFVMNTAVQSLRREGGRIVAVRTSQGDITADHYMVALAFDSVALCKPLGIDLPVYPLKGYSLTLDVAAASDKAPRVSITDSARKVVFARLGNRLRVAGMVELVGNDLRIPQDKIRSLCDSTQAVFPGCSDFAAVNPWAGLRPATPTAVPIARQAGASNLWLNTGHGALGFTLAFGTAAQLAQQLGKVA is encoded by the coding sequence ATGCACGTTTGCATTCTCGGCGCAGGTATTGTGGGTTTGGCAGCGGCGTATGAGCTGCAACAAGCGGGACACGAGGTCACCGTCATCGACAAGGCATCGCACGCCGGCATGGGCACCAGCATGGGCAATGGCGCGCAGCTGAGCTACAGCTACGTGCAGCCGCTGGCCGACCCCTCGATCTGGAAGCAGCTGCCCAAGCTGCTGTTCAATGAAGACTCGCCGCTCAAGTTTCGCCTGCAGGCCGATCCGCACCAGTGGAAATGGGGCCTGCAGTTTCTGGCCGCCTGCAATGCCAAGCGCTCAGCCACCAGTACGCGCGAATTGCTGCAATTGGCCGCCACCAGTCGCCAGCACTTTGAAGCCATGCAGCAGCATGTGCAGGGCCAATGGGATTACTCCACTACCGGGAAACTGGTGCTCTACCCCACCCAGGCGGGGGTGGAGTCGGCCCGCAACCAGCTCGATGTGCAAAGCAGACTCGGCAGCGCGCCGCAGCGCATCGTATCGCCCGACGAAGCCGTGGCACTGGAGCCCGCCCTTGCGGCGTACCAGCCGCAGTTTGCAGGCGCCGTGCACACCCCGAGCGAGTGCGCCGCCGATTGCTACCAGGTGGCGCAGCAGCTGCAGGCCTGGCTGCAGCGCAATGGGGTGAAGTTCGTCATGAACACCGCCGTTCAAAGCTTGCGCCGCGAAGGCGGCAGAATCGTTGCCGTGCGCACGAGCCAGGGCGATATCACCGCCGACCACTACATGGTCGCCCTTGCCTTTGACAGTGTGGCGCTGTGCAAGCCCCTGGGCATCGACCTGCCGGTGTATCCGCTCAAAGGCTACAGCCTCACCCTGGATGTCGCAGCCGCCAGCGACAAGGCGCCGCGCGTCAGCATTACCGACAGTGCGCGCAAAGTCGTCTTTGCCCGCCTTGGCAATCGCCTGCGCGTGGCAGGCATGGTGGAGTTGGTGGGCAACGATCTGCGCATTCCACAGGACAAGATCCGGAGCCTGTGCGATTCCACGCAGGCCGTCTTCCCGGGCTGCAGCGATTTCGCCGCAGTGAACCCCTGGGCCGGCCTGCGCCCCGCCACGCCCACGGCAGTCCCCATTGCAAGGCAGGCCGGCGCCAGCAATCTCTGGCTCAACACCGGTCATGGCGCGCTCGGGTTCACCCTGGCCTTTGGCACCGCCGCACAACTTGCGCAGCAGTTGGGCAAGGTTGCCTGA
- a CDS encoding amino acid ABC transporter substrate-binding protein yields MKFVTSLVCAAAAIACLPAAHADVLAKAKESGEITFAYRESSVPFSYLAGGQNAIGFSVDISNAVADVVRKEIGKPDLKVKWQPVTSANRIPLIQNGTVALECGSTTNNSARNKDVDFAINYFYTGTRVAVKKSAGIKNWADLKGKTLAITTGTTNLPVVRKYSADQKLDINITLAKDHADGFLLMENDRASGFAMDDILLFGLKANSKDPAAYEVVADALQVEPYACMLPKGDAAFKKIVDGVIGGMMKSGEFTKLYDKWFMQPIPPKNQALGLPMNQELKDNLGAQSDKPAI; encoded by the coding sequence ATGAAGTTTGTTACGTCGCTGGTCTGCGCTGCCGCCGCCATTGCCTGCCTGCCTGCCGCGCACGCCGATGTGCTGGCCAAGGCCAAGGAATCGGGCGAGATCACCTTCGCCTACCGCGAATCGTCGGTGCCATTCAGCTACCTGGCTGGTGGCCAGAACGCCATCGGCTTCTCGGTCGATATCTCCAACGCGGTGGCCGATGTCGTGCGCAAGGAAATCGGCAAGCCCGACCTGAAGGTGAAGTGGCAGCCGGTCACCTCGGCCAACCGCATTCCGCTGATCCAGAACGGTACCGTGGCGCTGGAGTGCGGCTCCACCACCAACAACTCTGCTCGCAACAAGGATGTGGATTTCGCGATCAACTACTTCTACACCGGCACCCGCGTGGCAGTGAAGAAGAGCGCCGGCATCAAGAACTGGGCCGATCTGAAGGGCAAGACGCTGGCAATCACCACCGGTACGACCAACCTGCCCGTGGTGCGCAAGTACAGCGCCGACCAGAAGCTAGACATCAACATCACCCTGGCCAAGGACCATGCGGACGGTTTCCTGCTGATGGAAAACGACCGTGCATCGGGCTTTGCAATGGATGACATTCTGCTGTTCGGCCTGAAGGCCAACTCCAAGGATCCTGCGGCCTACGAAGTGGTGGCCGATGCCCTGCAGGTGGAGCCCTATGCCTGCATGCTGCCCAAGGGAGATGCAGCATTCAAGAAGATCGTCGACGGCGTGATCGGCGGCATGATGAAATCGGGCGAATTCACCAAGCTGTACGACAAGTGGTTCATGCAGCCCATTCCGCCGAAGAACCAGGCGCTGGGTCTGCCGATGAACCAGGAGCTGAAGGATAATCTGGGCGCGCAAAGCGACAAGCCAGCTATCTAA